The genome window CGTCAGAGGCTCGAACGATGCGTTCAGCGCCAAACACCCCATGGCCAAGCGCATTCCTCCTTCACTCGGGTGCGCCCTTCAATACAACGGCCGGGCCCGATGGTTCACACGACCGGCGTGGCGGCGTGCGGGACGCGCTGGCAGGGAGAGCGGATGCGGCCGGCGCGCGGCCCATCCAACAGTAGCACCGGCCGGTGCCGGAGATCAATACAGGGGTGCGAGTTACAGGAGCGATACCGGATCGCGGTCGAGGATCAGGCGCAGCTCCGCTCGACCGGGCCGGAGGGGGTAGCGCTGCAGCAGCCGGCCGGCCGCACCGATCGCGCGCGCTGCGCTCGAGCGCACCACGAGGTGCCAGCGCCAGCGGCCGCGCACCCGGTCGATGGCGCAGGGCGCAGGCCCGATCAGCTCGACCGGGGCCTGCGGCGGCAGTGCGGACTGCAGCCAGCTCGCGCAGTGCTGCGCCGTATCGGTGACGGCGCGCTCGTCCGTGCCGCTCAGCACCACGTTGAGCAGCCGGGCGAGCGGTGGATAGGGTGGGCTGCGCCGCTCGGCCAGCTCGTGCTGCGCGAAACCCTCGAAGTCGTGCGTGACCGCGCACTCGATCGCGTAGTGGTGCGGCAGCGACGTCTGCACGATGACGTCCCCGCCCTTCGGCCCCCGGCCGGCCCGGCCGGCGACCTGTGTCAGCAGCTGGAACGTCCGTTCGCTCGCCCTGAAATCCGGCAGGTTCATCGCGATATCCGCATTGACGACGCCGACGAGCGTGACGCCCGGGAAATCGAGTCCCTTGGCAATCATCTGGGTGCCGAGCAGGATATCGATCTCGCCACGTTCCACGCGCTCCAGGATCTCGTGGTGCGCCCATTTCGCAGAGGTCGTGTCGACGTCCATGCGCGCGATGCGCGCGTGCGGGAAGCGCTCCGCGACCTCCCGTTCGACCTGCTCCGTGCCCACGCCGCGATACGACAGGTCCGCACTGCCGCAGCGGTCGCAGCGTTCCGGCGGCGCTTCCTCGTGAAAGCAATAGTGGCAGACGAGACGCCGTCGGGCGCGATGGTACGTGAGCGTCACGTTGCACTGCGGGCAGTGCCATACCGCGCCGCACGAGCGACACTGCACGAAGGTGGAGTAGCCGCGCCGGTTGAGCAGCAGGATCGTCTGCTCGTCGCGCGCGAGTCGCTGGCGGATCGCATCGACCAGCACGGGTGAAAGGCTGCCATCCTGCCGGGGCGCGCTGCTCACGTGCGGGCTGCTCGTGCGTGCAGCCACCCCACGGCCGTGCGACTGCGCGTCCTCGATGCGCCTGCGCAGGTCGACGACCTGCACCGGTGGAAGCGGCCGCCCCTCGACACGATCGGGCAGCCGCAGCAGCTCGTACTTGCCGCGCCCGACGTTGTGCCAGCTCTCCAGCGACGGCGTCGCACTGCCCAGCACACAGACCGCGCCCGCGAGCCGCGCGCGCACGACGGCAAGCTCGCGCGCATGGTAACGCGGCGCTTCCGACTGCTTGTAGCTCGCCTCGTGCTCCTCGTCCACGATGATCGCGCCGAGGTTGGCCACCGGGGCGAAGATCGCGGAACGCGCGCCGATCGCGACCCGCCGCTCCCCGTTGCGCAGCGCACGCCACGCGTCGTAGCGCTCGCCGTCGGAGAGCGCCGAGTGCAGGACGGCGACGACGTCGCCGAACTCGGCGCGGAAGCGCGCGACCGTCTGGGGCGTGAGCGCGATCTCGGGCACGAGCACGATCGCGCCGCGCTCCTGGCGCAGCACTTCCTTGAGCAGCTCGATGTAGACGAGCGTCTTGCCGGAGCCGGTCACGCCCAGCAGCAGGTGCGGCAGGGGTGCCGTCGATGCGGCCAGGAGCTGTGCGACGCTGTCGCCGCCGGGTTCCGTGTCCTGGGCTGCGCCGCCGAGCGGTGCTGCGGCCGCGTGCGTCGCGGCGACCAGTCGCGCGATCGCTTCCGCCTGCGCCGCCGTTGGCGTGTGCGTCGATGGCGGCTGCGGCGGCATGGACGCAAAGGGATCACGCACGAGCGGCTCGTCGTGCACCGTGACGAGCTGCTTCTCCACGAGTCCGTTGAGCACGGCCGACGAGAAGCCCAGCTCGTCCGCGAGGTGCGCGGCATCGAGGGACCCGCCACTCGCCTCGAGCACTTCGTAGCACTCGCGCTGGCGACGCGCGCGACCGAACGTCTCGTCACGCTGCTGCAGGCTGGGCAGCTCGCGCGCGATGCGGACGACGCGCCGGGTGCGCACGGGCTCCTTCGTGCGCGCGGTCTCGGTGAGCAGCGTGGGCACGGCGGTCCGCAGCATGATGCCCAGCGACGCGAAGTAGTAGTCGGCGGCCCAGCGGCAGAGGGCGAGCAGCTCGGGCGTGACGCTCGGTGCTTGCTCCAGTACGCGCTCGATCGTGCGGATCCTGTCCGGCGCACGGCGCCCCGGCCGCGCGGGGCCCACGACCCAGCCGATCAGCCTGCGTCCGCCGAACTGCACGCGCACACGCGTGCCGGGCGCGACCTCCTCCTCCGCACGGTAGGTGAAGGTGCGCGCCGGCGGCACCGGCAGCGCGACTTCTACGAGCATGTCAGGGGCTGATGTGGACGAAATCGTATGCCGGCCACGGACCGGTCACGTCGAAGCTCAGCTCGGGGTGCGCGACGCCCAGGTCGTCGGCATGCTCGACGAACTCGATCCAGCCGGTGCGCTCGACCAGGAACGCCGCGCTCACCAGCCGCCGGCCTTCGGAGGGAAATGGCACAGCCGCGCGCGCACGGCGGCGCATCTCGGAGTAGATCTGCATCGCGGCGTCGGCAAGCTCCGGCGCGGCCTCGGCCGCTGCAGGCGAGCTGATGTGCACGCGCAGCTCCCAGTAGCCGTCGAGGAAGGAGAGGCCCTCGTCGATCGCGACGTACTGGTCCTGCATCATGTGGATGAGCTGGCGACGGCCGCGGAACACGATGCCGTAGGGCGCGGGCAGCACGCTGCCACGGTGCATCGCGGCCTCGAGCACGCGCTGGTGCGCGAGGAGGTGCTCGTCATCGAAGGGCGGCAGGTCGTACGTCGCCGGTGCGACGAGCGCCTCCAGGTCGCGGTAGCGCACGCGCTGCACGTCGCCGTCCGTGCTGCTGATGCGGCCGCCACGCCAGCTGCGCGCGCGGGCGATGCCGTAGAAGTACAGTGCCTGGTGCGCACGTGCCCCCTGCGGTTCGCCTGCGGCGTCCAGCGTCGTGTGCGCGTCCACGGGACCGCCCTCGTGCGCGTGCGGATCGTTCATCACAGCAGTGCGAGCATCTCCGACTGGGGGCCCGGCGTGGTCACGATCGGACCGCTCTCGTCGATGTACATGTTGATCTCGCTGCGGACGCCGATCTCGCCCGGGATGTAGATTCCCGGCTCGATCGAGAACCCGACACCGCGCACCAGCCGGCGGGTCTCGTGCGTCTCGAAGTTGTCGATGTTCGGGCCCATGCCGTGCGTGGAGCGGTCGATCGAGTGGCCCGTGCGATGGATGAAGTAATCACCGAAGCCGCGCTCGCGAATGACGCTGCGCGCCGCGTCGTCCAGCTCATAGCCCTGCACATCCCTGCCGGCCTCGAACGCATCCTGGACGTACTTCACTGCGGCCTCGCGCGCGTCGCGCACCGCCTCGAAGACCTCGCGCGCCCGTGCGGGCACGCTGCGGCCGAGGCAGGCCATCCAGGTCTGGTCCGCGTAGACCATGTCGTCGGACTCCTTGGACCAGAGGTCGAGGAGCACGACGTCGCCTTCCTTGAACTCGGCGCCGCGGCCCTCCAGCTCGTAGTGGGGGTTCGCGGCGTTCACGCCGTTGGCCGTGATCGTGTCCGCCCCGACGCCCGCGCCTCGCTCGGCCAGGTCGGCGAGGACCCATTCGCGGAGGTCGCGCTCGGTGGGACGCAGCCCTTCACGCAACGTACGGGCGAGCCGCTCGAAGTTGGAGTGCGCGACCTGCGCCAGTACCGCACTCGCCCGCTTGTGGGAGGCGAGCTGCGCGTCCGTCCAGCTCGACGCGAACTGGGAGACGAGGTCACCCGACGTCACGACCTCGACGCCGGTGCCGCGGATCAGCTCGACGATGCCGGCGGGCACGAGGTCCATCGCGGGGACCGCACCGTTCGCGGAGATCTCCATGCCGACGCGCTTCGCGTCGCCGATCAGCCATGGCAGCGCCGCGTGCAATTCCCGCCAGCTGCTGTACTGCTGCTTTTCCCAGGCCCAGTGTGCGAACGGGTGCTGTTCGATGCGGTGTGTCAGCGCGCGGGGGGCACCCTCGGGCGGAATCAGCACGAAGTAGCGCCTCGTCAGGTCACCCAGGCCGAGCACGCCCATCGCCGCCGAGTTGCGCGCATGCAGATCGAAGAGCAGCCACCCGCCGAGACCGGCGTCGCGCAGGGCGGCCTGGATCTCCGGAAGATGGCTGCGGAGGTGGCTGAAGTCTGACACGTGCGGTCGCTCCCTCTGTCTGTCCTGCAGGTTCCGCTCAGCCGCTCTCAGTGCAGCTATCGATCCAGCAATCTAGCATGGCCGCCGCTGCACGCATCACCGGCTCACAGCGGCGGCAGTCCGGCCAGGGCCCGAATGGTCTGTACGACGGCCGTGCCGGTGCGGGCGGGATCGTAGCCTCCCTCCAGCACGCACATCGTCCGGGCGCGTGCGGATGAGGCCGCCTCGCAGATCATCGTGACCAGGGCGTGGACGTCGCCCGGCTCGAGCAGCAGGCCGCCCAGCGGATCGCGAGCCATGCAATCGTACCCCGCGGACACCAGGACCATCTCGGGCGTGAACTCGTCGAGGACGGCGGACAGCGCATCCTCCATCGCGCGGAGGTACGTCGGGCCATCCGTGCCCGCGGCGAGCGGGACGTTGCGCGTCGTGTTCCTGCCCGCGCCGGCGCCGCGCTCCTGTGCCGAGCCGGTTCCCGGGTACCAGGGCGACTGGTGCAGCGAAAGGAAATAGACGGACGGATCCTCGTAGAAGACGTCCTGCGTGCCGTTGCCGTGATGTACGTCGAAGTCGACGATCAGCACGCGACCCGCGCCGCGGTGCTGCACCGCCCGCGCGGCCGCGGCCACGTTGTTGAACAGGCAGAAGCCCATCGCGCGATCCGGCATCGCGTGGTGGCCGGGCGGCCGCGCGAGCGCGAAGGAGGCATCGGCGTCGCCGTCGTACAGCATGCGTGCCGCCTCCCATGCGCAGCCGGCAGCGGCCAGCGCTGCATCCCAGCTTGCAGCAGAAACGACCGTGTCGGGATCCAGGCGCTGCAGCTCACCGGTGTGGGCGGCCTGCGCGGCGCACGCGCGGATGGTGTCCACGTGCCGGGGCGTGTGCACGCGCAGCAGCATGTCCAGCTCGATGGGCTGCGGCTCGACGTGCACCATGTGCTCGAGCAGCGCGGGTGTGTCCTGCTCGAGCGCGCGCACGATCGCCGGCAGGCGGCCCTGGTGCTCACTGTGACCCCAGCCGGTGTCGTGCCGGCCGCACGCCGGGTGCATGACGAGCCCGACGCGGCGGATGCTCAAGGCTGCTGCGACGTGACGGGTGTGGTGCGCTTCGCGTCCGCGACCATGCGTGCGACATCCTCCAGCAGCGCCGGCGCGTCGTAGACGACGCCGTCCTTGATCGTCCAGCGGACGCCACCGACCGTCACGGGCTGCCCGTTGTCGTCCAGCCGCGTCGTGCCGGTGCCGTAGAGCACCTTGAAGTTGTGCAGCGGGTTCTCCGGCACGATGACGAGGTCGGCGAGCATACCCGTGCGCAGCATGCCGAACTGCGGGCGCTCGCCCTTCGGCTCCATCAGCGTTTCCGCGCCGCACACGGTGGCGCTGCGTACGACCTCGAGCGGGTGGAAGCCGGCCTCCTGCAGCAGCTCGAGCTCACGGATATAGTCGAAGCCGTACAGCTTGTAGATGAAGCCGCTGTCGCTGCCGGTGCAGACGCGACCGCCACGGTTCTTGTATTCGTTCAGGAACCGCATCCACACGCGGAAGTTCTCGCGCCACTCGATCTCGTCCTGCGTGGTCCAGTCGAACCAGTAGGAGCCGTGCGCCTCACGGCTCGGCTGGTAGAACTGCCAGAGCGAGGGCAGCGTGTACGGCTCGTGCCAGTCCGCATTGCGCGCGCGCATGACGTCGCGGTTGGCCTCGTAGATCGTGAGCGTCGGGTCCAGCACGAAGCCGAGCTCGAGCAGCTCTTCCATGACCGCGTTCCAGCGGTCACTGCCCGGCTCCGCTGCCTGGCGCCAGAGTCGGCCGGCCTGCGCGAAGCGATGGTACTCGTCGTTGTAGTTGTAGTCCGCAGGGTAATGCTGCACCGTGCGATCGTCGAACAACGCCTCCGGCAGACCGTACCAGTGCTCCAGGCTGCCGAGCCCGAGGCGCGCCGCATCCAGCGCATCCATCTGTGCGACGCCCGTCTGCGCGAGATGCGCCTGCGTGCCGAGGCCGCGTGCGCGCGCCTCGTCGATCAGTGCCTCCATCACGGGCGGGTCGTAGCTGCCCAGCTTGAAGCCGTCGACGCCCTGCTCCGCCGCCCAGCGGACGTACGCGCGTGCCTGTTCCGGGGTGTCGATCCGGCCGCGGTCCCAGCCGGCTCCGGGTCGCACGTAGACGAACACGCGGGGTGCTGCGATCTCGTTGCGCGCACTGCGCTCGCGTGCACGCAGCGTCCACTCGACGCCGTTGCCGCTGCCGGGATCGCGGATCGTCGTGACACCGTGCGCCAGCCACAGCTTGTAGACGTACTCCGCAGGCGTGCCCTGCTGGGCGCCGCCGGTGTGCGCGTGCAGGTCGACAAAACCGGGCAGTGCGTACATGCCGTGCGCATCGATCTCGCGCGTGGCGCCCTGCGGGCGGCGCTCATCGTCGATGGGCAGCCCGGGAGCACCGACGCCGCGGATCTCGGTGATGCGGTTGCGCTCGATCACGATGTCGGCCGGACCCCAGGGCGGTGCACCGGTGCCGTCGATGATCGTGACGCCGCGGACGATCAGCCGCTCGTGCGGGCCGTGCCCCTCGTCGCGCGCAGGGGCTTCCGGGACCGTACGCTGTCCGGCCGCCGGCGCGGCGGCTGCGATCAGCAGTGTGGCGAGTGCGGCTGTGTGGAGGCGGAGCATGGCCGGGACTCCTCTGGTGGTCGGCGCAGGAAGCTGGCGCAAGGTAGGCGGCCGGCCGAGGGGCTGGCAAATGGCGGTGAGAGCCATCGGCCTCTGGCGGTGGCAGGCGCCGCGCCTTTACTCTCCGCAGACCTGCCGATCGCCATCTCGTATCCCCCAACGAAAGGTGTCCACATGGGCAGCAAGCTGCGAACGTCGCTACCCCTCACCCTGGCCTCGGTCCTGGCCATCACCGCATGCGCGGAGACCGGTCCGCTCGCACCGGACGCGCGCGATACGGGTCTCAGCCCCACGCTCGCACTGCACGAGGCATCCCTGCAGGCGACGCCGGCCGGCTTCATCCGCATCGGCGTCGTGCCATCGGCCACGTCCGTGCGCGTCGGCGCTGCGGGTGACTGGATCGTGCGTGACAAGGCGACCGGCGCGACGCTGCTCAGCGGGAGCGGCGATGCGGTGACGGTCCGGCTGCTTGCAGCCGGCGAGGTCCGGACGCGCCGGTGGTTCCAGGTGACGTGCAGCGGCAGCCCCTCGACCGTCGCAGACCTGGTCACGCGAGGCCAGGCGGCGGGCTTCGAGACGTTGACCGAGGACCTGGGCTTCTGCACGCGCGTGCTGTTCGGCTCGCTGCCGGTAGGCGAGAGTGCGGCGGATCGGACGGCGTTCGTGGCGTCGCTCGGCGCGGCGGGCCTGCCGACGGCGGGGGGCTACTGGCAGACCAAGACCGTAGTGAGCGGCGAATCCCAGGTGGAAGCGTCGTACGGCGACGAGGAGCGCGTTGCGAACAACCCGGTCGTGCTGGAGTCCGCCGACGGCATCGTGCTGATCAACGGATCACCGTACCGCGGCGTCGTCGAGGTCTGGACCAACTCGGGCGGCACGCTCGCGGCGATCAACGAGCTGCCCATCGAGGACTACCTGTACGGCGTGGTTCCGCGCGAGCTGCCGCCCGGACCGTACGGTGAGCCCGAGGCGCAGAAGGCGCAGGCGGTCGCGGCACGCACGTACGCGCTCGCGAACATGGGCAAGCGCGGCGCGGACGGCTACGACCTGCTCACCACGACGTCGGACCAGGTGTATGGCGGCGTGGCCGCGGAGCACCCCGTGTCCACCGCGGCCGTCGATGCGACGGCGAACGTCGTCGCCGTCTACAACGGCACGCTGATCAGCACGCTCTACCAC of Longimicrobiales bacterium contains these proteins:
- a CDS encoding SpoIID/LytB domain-containing protein, which encodes MGSKLRTSLPLTLASVLAITACAETGPLAPDARDTGLSPTLALHEASLQATPAGFIRIGVVPSATSVRVGAAGDWIVRDKATGATLLSGSGDAVTVRLLAAGEVRTRRWFQVTCSGSPSTVADLVTRGQAAGFETLTEDLGFCTRVLFGSLPVGESAADRTAFVASLGAAGLPTAGGYWQTKTVVSGESQVEASYGDEERVANNPVVLESADGIVLINGSPYRGVVEVWTNSGGTLAAINELPIEDYLYGVVPRELPPGPYGEPEAQKAQAVAARTYALANMGKRGADGYDLLTTTSDQVYGGVAAEHPVSTAAVDATANVVAVYNGTLISTLYHSTSGGFTANSEDVYANPVAYLRGVPDAERGSALDHVPSLDVFMRHANPTNLRARAEGDFEADWSIYHRWVVTWTLDEMAQALSSSFATTVTQVDSIVVTDRADHGRVRAIVFYTDAGALVGTKDGIRSRLPYFNASGTLSSLRSTLFFIEPWQERGAVVGWKAYGGGWGHGVGMSQTGAVEMAQRGRTYQEILAHYYQGSTTEVRTY
- a CDS encoding M24 family metallopeptidase, whose product is MSDFSHLRSHLPEIQAALRDAGLGGWLLFDLHARNSAAMGVLGLGDLTRRYFVLIPPEGAPRALTHRIEQHPFAHWAWEKQQYSSWRELHAALPWLIGDAKRVGMEISANGAVPAMDLVPAGIVELIRGTGVEVVTSGDLVSQFASSWTDAQLASHKRASAVLAQVAHSNFERLARTLREGLRPTERDLREWVLADLAERGAGVGADTITANGVNAANPHYELEGRGAEFKEGDVVLLDLWSKESDDMVYADQTWMACLGRSVPARAREVFEAVRDAREAAVKYVQDAFEAGRDVQGYELDDAARSVIRERGFGDYFIHRTGHSIDRSTHGMGPNIDNFETHETRRLVRGVGFSIEPGIYIPGEIGVRSEINMYIDESGPIVTTPGPQSEMLALL
- a CDS encoding histone deacetylase — encoded protein: MSIRRVGLVMHPACGRHDTGWGHSEHQGRLPAIVRALEQDTPALLEHMVHVEPQPIELDMLLRVHTPRHVDTIRACAAQAAHTGELQRLDPDTVVSAASWDAALAAAGCAWEAARMLYDGDADASFALARPPGHHAMPDRAMGFCLFNNVAAAARAVQHRGAGRVLIVDFDVHHGNGTQDVFYEDPSVYFLSLHQSPWYPGTGSAQERGAGAGRNTTRNVPLAAGTDGPTYLRAMEDALSAVLDEFTPEMVLVSAGYDCMARDPLGGLLLEPGDVHALVTMICEAASSARARTMCVLEGGYDPARTGTAVVQTIRALAGLPPL
- a CDS encoding GvpL/GvpF family gas vesicle protein, with the translated sequence MNDPHAHEGGPVDAHTTLDAAGEPQGARAHQALYFYGIARARSWRGGRISSTDGDVQRVRYRDLEALVAPATYDLPPFDDEHLLAHQRVLEAAMHRGSVLPAPYGIVFRGRRQLIHMMQDQYVAIDEGLSFLDGYWELRVHISSPAAAEAAPELADAAMQIYSEMRRRARAAVPFPSEGRRLVSAAFLVERTGWIEFVEHADDLGVAHPELSFDVTGPWPAYDFVHISP
- the priA gene encoding primosomal protein N', producing MLVEVALPVPPARTFTYRAEEEVAPGTRVRVQFGGRRLIGWVVGPARPGRRAPDRIRTIERVLEQAPSVTPELLALCRWAADYYFASLGIMLRTAVPTLLTETARTKEPVRTRRVVRIARELPSLQQRDETFGRARRQRECYEVLEASGGSLDAAHLADELGFSSAVLNGLVEKQLVTVHDEPLVRDPFASMPPQPPSTHTPTAAQAEAIARLVAATHAAAAPLGGAAQDTEPGGDSVAQLLAASTAPLPHLLLGVTGSGKTLVYIELLKEVLRQERGAIVLVPEIALTPQTVARFRAEFGDVVAVLHSALSDGERYDAWRALRNGERRVAIGARSAIFAPVANLGAIIVDEEHEASYKQSEAPRYHARELAVVRARLAGAVCVLGSATPSLESWHNVGRGKYELLRLPDRVEGRPLPPVQVVDLRRRIEDAQSHGRGVAARTSSPHVSSAPRQDGSLSPVLVDAIRQRLARDEQTILLLNRRGYSTFVQCRSCGAVWHCPQCNVTLTYHRARRRLVCHYCFHEEAPPERCDRCGSADLSYRGVGTEQVEREVAERFPHARIARMDVDTTSAKWAHHEILERVERGEIDILLGTQMIAKGLDFPGVTLVGVVNADIAMNLPDFRASERTFQLLTQVAGRAGRGPKGGDVIVQTSLPHHYAIECAVTHDFEGFAQHELAERRSPPYPPLARLLNVVLSGTDERAVTDTAQHCASWLQSALPPQAPVELIGPAPCAIDRVRGRWRWHLVVRSSAARAIGAAGRLLQRYPLRPGRAELRLILDRDPVSLL